The Nostoc sp. 'Lobaria pulmonaria (5183) cyanobiont' DNA window AAAGATGTTAGAGGATGATTTAGCTGTCTGTGTTGCTGTCGATCTTAATGAGTACGATAAAAAACCTTTTTGGTTCAAGTTAGCTGTGAGAGTCTCTCGATTGCTGACTCCTTTACTTTAATCACTAATAATTGCCCCTACCTCTAATATTATATGGATGAATAAAATAATCCATCAGGCAAAGTTAGGGTAATTTACTCAGTGGTGTTGCTAAACCGTCAATGCTGACAAGATTTTTCTTCTGTTGATATTCTCGAACTCCCTCTTCGCCTTTTTTACTAGCCCAGTTTACTAGAGTCTGGCGCTGACCTTGATATTCATAGAGTGGTACGCCAAAACCACAGGAAGTCTGGATTTTTTCAATGTCAGCGACGATAATTTGACGAGTTCCAGGTATCGGCAAAAACAGAGAATACAACGAGTCCCACTCTGGAGAACTCGGTAAAATCGCGGTTCCTTGACCGTAAAGACGCAAGATACACGCGGGTTCTTGAAAGGCACAAAACATGAAGGTTATCCGCCCATTTTCTTGCAAGTGGGCCGATGTTTCGTTACCACTACCTGTGAGGTCTACATAACCTACTCGGTTGGGAGAGAGGATGCGAAAGCAGTCTTGACCTTTAGGAGACAGGTTAACATGACCCGTAGGACTCAAAGGTGCAGAGCCAACAAAGAAAAGGTGTTGGGCAGCAATAAAGTCTTGCAGTTGCTCAGTAATACAGTCAAAGAATTTAGACATAGACTGTCTGATTTATATTTGCAAATTTATCATGTTCTCAGCCTATGTCTTAGCTAAAAATCTAGCAAGGTATAATTACTGATGTCTGATTTATCGGAAAAGAAGTAGGAAAAAGTATTACTGTCTCATGTATCGACTAGCCATTTGGATAGCATCAGCGATATCGACATCACCATCACCATCAGCATCCAAGAAGGAATTTAGGACAGGATTTCCACCAGCTTGGGGATTTTGAGCATTGGCGCCTGATTGCAAAAACTTTAGTACTAAAGGTACTGCCAAAGGCAGCAATTGTTGAACGATACCAGCATCTAACCCAGTGCGCTGGGCAGCAACTTCAGCTACCTGCTGTTGTATCTGAGGAGAAAACAACGAATTGACGGCTTGAGGGTTGGCAGAAGTACCAGCATATTGACTAACTAAATTTTGTGTGGCTTCGTTACCATCTGTGGCTTGTTTATCTTGTAAAGCAGAACGCACTTGACCACCCACAATTGACAAAACTGATTGGATGGTAGAAGGGTCTGCGCCTGTGCGATCGCTTAACTGCTGAACACTATTTACAATGCTTCCTATTTGACCTAAGCTGCCCTGTTGATTGGGATTAGCGACGGCACCAAGAATTTGATCGAAAAGTCCCATAAGTTTGTTTCTCTCTTTGTTCTCAAAAACTTGCCAAAACTGGCTTGAAGTTTTTTGTGTACACGGACTTTTGTAAGTCTACTAAAAGATTAGAACACGCTAGCTCTAAATTTTAACAGTTACTAGCTCAAGTATGAGAAATCGATCCAGCGATAGCTGTAGTGGGCAAAGCCAACGCAAATTCTGTTGCTCGATTTAACTTAGATTGGTAAATAATTTTACCCAGATGTTTTTTTACTACAATCTGAGATGCTTAGGCGTAGCCCGACGCAGGCATCGCTAGCCTTAAACCCTTAATCTGTCGTGGTTTGGTTGTGAAAAATGCTTCAAAGTTCCGACTAAAAAAATAAATCGCCGTCTGTAGAAAAATGTTGATCTATTTTTCAGACAGCGATCGCAAAACGCTCAACTTATTTACCTGATATTTGCTCTACGCTAATGCCGCTACTTTCTCTAGCAAGCCTTGAAACAACCTCAAGCCATCACTACCCCCTAGCATTGCGTCTGACGCCCTTTCTGGGTGCGGCATCATTCCCAACACATTACCCCGACGATCGCAAATCCCGGCAATATTGTTCAGTGAACCGTTGGGATTTTCGCCTTCATAACGAAACAACACTTGCCCGTTATCTTCAATTTCTGCGAGAGTGGCTGCATCAGCGTAAAATCTCCCCTCTCCGTGGGCAATGGGCAAAGTGATAACTTCACCAGTCGTATAAGCTTGCGTCCATAGATTAGTACGTTCAACTTTCAAGGGGACGCGATCGCAAATAAAATGCAAATCCCGATTTCTGGTCAACACCCCTGGCAAAAGTCCAGCTTCAGTTAATACCTGAAAGCCGTTGCAAATACCGAGGACAAACTTACCCTTTTGGACGTGTTCCACAACCTGGTGCATCACGGGTGAAAAACGTGCGATCGCACCACAGCGCAGATAATCCCCGTAACTAAAGCCACCAGGAATAATAACGACATCCAAATCAGCAATATCTGTTTCTTGATGCCAAACCATGCGCGTTGGTTGCCCCAGTAAATCTCTGGTTACATAAGCAACATCGCGATCGCAATTAGAACCGGGAAAAACAACAACACCGAATTTCATGATTAGTTAGGGGAGTGGGGAGTGGGGAGTAGGGGAGCAGGGGAGGTAGGGGAGGTAAGGGGGAGAAAGAATAATTAATGCCCAATGCCCAATGCCCTATACCCAATCCCTAAAATACCCCAGTTTGAGTTTCGACCTCAATTAATTCAAAGCGGTAATTTTCAATTACGGGATTTGATAGCATTTGGTCACAAATATTATCAAGGTCTTGACGCGCTTTCTTCTCTTCAGTTGAGGTGATGGTGAGTTCAATGTACTTGCCAATCCGCACCTGGTCAACGTTATCGTATCCCAGTTGCTTAAGACCGGATTGTACTGCCACACCAGCGGGGTCTAAAACTGAAGGACGAAGGGTCACGAAAATTTTGGCTAGATACTTGGTTTGCACGGCTTTTGCTGAATGCTGCGATCGCTATACTATAACTTTCTGTTCCAACTGAGTGAAAATAAGATTACGAAGCGGTTAAAGTTAATTGATCGATTAACTTAATCTAACAGCTTCAAACTACAGTGGCATACTTAAATAATTATCTATGAGAGCCATACGCACCCGCAGTCAAGAGCGTATTTTCAACCTACTGAAAACTATCAAAAAAGGCATTTCCGCCCAAGATATTTACGTAGAACTACGTAATACAAATCAGAGCATGGGTTTAGCAACAGTTTACCGTTCTCTAGAAGCCTTAAAATTAGAAGGCATAGTACAAGTGCGAAATTTGGCTAACGGCGAAGCCCTCTATAGCCTAGCACAACAAGATAAACACCACCTTACTTGCTTGCAATGTGGTGTCTCAATTCCGATTAATCAATGCCCAGTTCATGACTTAGAAGACCAGCTAGAATCAAACCATAAGTTTAAAGTTTTTTACCATACTTTAGAGTTTTTTGGGTTGTGCAATCAATGCCAAGTAAATCAAAGTACTAAGATTAGTCAATAGTCATATCGACTTGGGAGCATCTCAGTTTTTAAAGTGGCTCAAACCGACAATAATCCATTGAGGTAGGCACAACGATGGGCTAGGACTTGAGGTACATTGTCTCGCTTCCATTGTGCACCGGAAATCTTAGTGCGACGGTCAACTTGTTTAACGGCAGATTCAACAGATCCAGAACCAATAAGTTCTGGGTGCGGAATGTGGGATCGAACACTCTCGTCATCGTAGTCCATTTAACTTTTTAGTTAATTTGATGGCCGGTTTAGCTGCTTATACCTATTTGCCTAAAAAACCTTCGATTGATATTTACCCAAAAGATTTGCCTGCACTACCTTCTGCTATTTTTTAGTTTCGTCGAACTCACCTTAATAAAGAAGTTTTTTAACGTATCCCAAGAGTAAGGAGTAAGTATGATTGACTCAATAAAGTTATTACAATGTTGGTTTGACTTATAATCATCTTTTTAGTTAGCAATCGGCTGATAATACTTGCTCGAAAAAATTTATAAACTCTTACTATTTGAATTGCCAAAAACTGAAATTGAAATAACCAATAATTATACCACAAAATATTTATGCAAGAGTTCTAATATGTAATTTACGTGGGAATCCTTACGGTCCCTCATTTGCCTTTTTCTGATTGAGAACTTAGCTTCCTCCGAGAACTTGCTAACCAAATTAACCCAAGACCTATAGATGCCAGAGTGGTAGAAGGTTCAGGCACAGAAGTAATTGTCACATTCCAGGAGACAAACTGTTCCAAGTTACTCTGATTCGTCCGCACCCAGCCATCAACAGGATCAAACCCGGTCGGATCAAAGGCACGAGTAGAGACGACGTAATCGCCGGCTCCGTAACCAAAATCGCTCAAGTTAAACGTTTCTCCACTAACTAGCGGAATGAGAGTACCATCGACAAACCACTCTAAGTTAATAACACTGTCGTCGATGACATTCACAAAAAGTTGATCAGGATTGATTAATGGCGTGCTGTTGTCAAGCCAAGAATCCAAGGGATTGACCAAATCATAGATATCAAGAATAATTTTCTCACGTCCAACCACATCGAACGGTTGGTTCAAGGAACGCATCTTAGAATTATTCGACGGACGGTAAATTCCTCTATCGTAATAGCGCCCACCTTCATAAGCACCAATAACCCCAATTCCTGGTTGGTTATATCCATTCCAACGCGACCACTTGTCACCTGTAGCGTCATTAGTAACATTGACTTCGCTCGGTTCCGCTCCAGTGTAGGGATTGGTAAAGCCGCCGTATTCGTCAGCCAAATTGCTAAAGGAGTGAGCAACTTCGTGCAGGGCAACTTCTAATGATGAAGCATTACTCCCTGCGTAAACAGCGTAATCTCCACCTCCGCCTCCGTACCTAGTGTCATTGATCGTCACATACTGCATCTCGGCAGTGAACTCCGCTCCAGTAAGAGCCAGGTCACGCACGCTGTCAGACTTGCTTGTATTGACATAAAGCAACCGCTCAGTCACTCCATCAAAATAGTAGGTGCCATCAAGCGCTGTGTCACGAAAAATGCCCAGTGGCGGAACATCAGCCCCTGACTCGTTAGACACTACGTTGATCTTGTGTATATTGAAATAGTTGCGGTATCGAAAAAATGGGTCGGAATTCAACGAGTTAGAAAACTTGTAGTTAAGATAGTTATTAATCTGATTGTCGTAGATTCCCGCTGCTAAGTCCGCTGAGGTGTAGCCATCACCCAAAAAAACAACATCTACACGATTGGAAGATGGACCATTGTTGACGATTGTTGTTAACATATTCCCGTCATTATTAAGGGAACGTCCAGCTTCATCTCTATAGTTTAGAGTAGCAGCAAGTGCCGAGGCCGGTATTCCTAGTGTGGCTGTTAACATGGAAACGGCTCCACAAGCTGTAGCCAAAACTCCCCAAACAGATTTCGCACTTTTGCGGTCTAAGCCTTTCATATTGGTTCCTTTAAGTTTGTATATTGCTTTATCTACAAACTTGAATTTCCCTTTTTCGGATTTTTAGAGACTTCAAAGCTAATGAGTTTTGATTTGCTGTTTGAGTCAACGCGCCCGCGCGCCCGCGCACAGTACGCCAAAAACTTTGGAAAGTTTTTACTATACTTCCACAATTTCAGGATTTCAGAAATGGATTATTGTTGGTTTGAGCCACTTCAAAAAGTGAGATGCTCCCGTGTTGTAGTCCTTCGTAGACATTGCATTATCCTCACTAGCTATTGTAATTTTATCAAATAGGTCAGATGAAATATTAGGCGATCGCAATAATAGCGTTGATAACCTGTTCTGGATTAATTATCATTTGTCATTTGTCATTTGTCATTTGTCATTGAAAAGAGACAAGAAAGAAACTTGTCCTCCTTGTCCCCATTCTTAACCAGGGCGATTGTTTTCTAAACCTGGGATTTGTTTAGAAAACAATTCGTTAGAGTTAACCTGACCATCTGAAACGACAGAACGTATGCCCTCTAAAGCAGCAGGAATGGAACGCGGATCTATAAAAATTACCTTGCTGCTATCGCTTTTACCAATTGTCGCGCCCATATCGAGATAACCCAAGGCAAACAAAACTTCCACTGCTTTATTGGCATTGGGGTTATTATGGAGCTTTTGGGCAATAATTTCTGATGATTCTGCGATCGCCTGGGCTTTCAAAACCTGTTGCTGACGTTCTGCTTGAGCTTTCAGAACGATCGCCTTTTGTTCAGCTTCCGCTTGCAAAATCACCGATTTTTGACGAGCTTCCGCATCCAGTATTTGTGCCTCAGCTTTACCTCTGGCACTATTGACAGCAGCTTCGCGATCGCCTTCAGAAGTTAAAATTGCTGCCCGTTTGCGTCGTTCTGCCGACATTTGCAATTCCATCGATTCACGCACTGCCTGAGACGGAATAATATCTCGCAGTTCTACCCGTGTCACTTTCACACCCCAAGGATCGGTAGCAACATCCAAATCCTGTAATAAAAGTTCACTGATGTGGGAACGAGCAGTAAAAGTTTGATCCAACTCCAGTTGTCCCATTTCAGCGCGAATTTGAGTCAGCACCATGTTTACCATTGCTGACTGGAGATTTTCTACCTTGTACCAGGCTTTTTCCATATCCACAATGCGCCAATAAAACACTGCATCTACCTCAATGCCAACGTTGTCGCGGGTGATGCACTGTTGAGGAGGAATATCTAAGACTTTTTCTTTGATAGTTTCTCGGTAGACAACTCTATCTACGAAAGGAATGACAAAGTTTAGTCCTGGTTCCAGTTTTTTGTTATAACTACCCAATCTTTCCACCAAAGCTTGATTGCCCTGATTGACAACTTTCACAGAACCTGCCACAGCAGAACCACCAAGAGCTAAAAATACTAGTAAAAAGAACTGTTCCATTGTGAATCTCCTAATTTTTAATAAAGAGAGTGCGGAGTGGAGGAGATGAGTGAGTAAAGGAAGTAGAGTCAGAAGAACTCTTGAATTTTGACAAATGACAAATGACAAATGACAAATGACAAATGACAAATACTTAAGAATTCAACAGATTTTCCGGTATAACAATCAAAGTAGTACCTTCCCTCCTAACCACATAAACTCTTTCATGGGGTGGTATGGTAAATTTGTCATCGTCACATCTTGCTTGCCAAGAATTTCCCTCATACCGCACCCGCCCTGTTTTTCCAGGCAGAATTTCTGTTAAGGTTTCAGCTATGACTGCATCCCGAATTTTTGATTTGCGTTGTCTTGGTTGCAAAAACCGACGAGAAAGCACGATTAGGGCTGTGGAAAGCAAGAGCCAAACCACAATTTGCAACCATACACTTCCCATACCCACTCCAGACAGTAGCGCCACCACAAAAGCGCTAATTCCCATCATGAAGGCGACAAACGCTGAGGGTAAGAACAGTTCTGTTAAACACAAAACTGCTCCTGCCATCAGCCAGATTAAGGTAAAACTTGGCATAGCGCCATCCTAGTCTCTACATTATTGACGTAAATGCATTTCTACGATTAGATACAGCCAGATGTAAGTTATTTACAGAAAACAAAATTGGGTATTTATACCAATAATTTTGCTTAATTTCAGTAACAAAGTGTAACTAGCAGTACACAAGTTCAGGTACATAAGTTTAGTTTATTCTAGCCTTCAATTCATTGCCAGCTAAAGTTAATCGAAGTTCATGTATAAAGAAGACTTCTGACTCCCGACTCCTGTTTTATGATTTCTACTCAACTGATAATTTTTTGTATAAATCCACGCTGTAATAGCCCCATTAATCCGATGGGAGATAGCGTTTGTGCTAGTTGCCAAACTCCTTTAGTTCACCGCTATCTGTGGGCGACTGGCTCATTGTCTGCTCAAATCCCACCAGGCACAAAGGTAGCAGATAGGTATGAAGTAATTAAACAACAGATTTGGCTGGATACTCAACCGGGATTGCCGCCAGATGTATTTGAAGAACTGCCAACGGAAGTAATTCCTTATTTACAGTTATATCAACGGTTGCATCTGCCCCAAGCTTATGGGTTTGCTAGTAACCTTGAGGAAGATACAACTGATATCCTTTTATTAGAAAATGCGCCGATAGATAAAACAGGAAATATTTATCCAACTATTGTTGAGGCATGGGAGGAAGCCACGGCAGTACGACAAGTTTATTGGTTGTGGCAAATTCTCCAACTTTGGACACCTCTAGCAGAATTGGGACTTAGCCGCAGTTTACTAGTAGCAGACAACTTGAGAGTCGAAGGTTGGTGTGTGCGACTGTTGGAACTCTATCAAACACCAGCCGATGAAAAGCTGAGTTTACAAAATCTAGGGGAGTGTTGGCAGTTTTGGGTAGTTTCTGCAAAGGCATCAGTAGCTAAAGGGTTACAGAACATTGTCCAGCAGATGTGTGAAACTGAAATTGAGTTAGAGGCGATTAATATTCAACTCAATAATTTACTACTAGCAGCTGCTGCTGAATTGCCATTAGTCTTAAAGGTGGCAGGTTCTA harbors:
- the purS gene encoding phosphoribosylformylglycinamidine synthase subunit PurS, which encodes MQTKYLAKIFVTLRPSVLDPAGVAVQSGLKQLGYDNVDQVRIGKYIELTITSTEEKKARQDLDNICDQMLSNPVIENYRFELIEVETQTGVF
- a CDS encoding NfeD family protein, with the translated sequence MPSFTLIWLMAGAVLCLTELFLPSAFVAFMMGISAFVVALLSGVGMGSVWLQIVVWLLLSTALIVLSRRFLQPRQRKSKIRDAVIAETLTEILPGKTGRVRYEGNSWQARCDDDKFTIPPHERVYVVRREGTTLIVIPENLLNS
- a CDS encoding SPFH domain-containing protein, giving the protein MEQFFLLVFLALGGSAVAGSVKVVNQGNQALVERLGSYNKKLEPGLNFVIPFVDRVVYRETIKEKVLDIPPQQCITRDNVGIEVDAVFYWRIVDMEKAWYKVENLQSAMVNMVLTQIRAEMGQLELDQTFTARSHISELLLQDLDVATDPWGVKVTRVELRDIIPSQAVRESMELQMSAERRKRAAILTSEGDREAAVNSARGKAEAQILDAEARQKSVILQAEAEQKAIVLKAQAERQQQVLKAQAIAESSEIIAQKLHNNPNANKAVEVLFALGYLDMGATIGKSDSSKVIFIDPRSIPAALEGIRSVVSDGQVNSNELFSKQIPGLENNRPG
- a CDS encoding pyridoxamine 5'-phosphate oxidase family protein produces the protein MSKFFDCITEQLQDFIAAQHLFFVGSAPLSPTGHVNLSPKGQDCFRILSPNRVGYVDLTGSGNETSAHLQENGRITFMFCAFQEPACILRLYGQGTAILPSSPEWDSLYSLFLPIPGTRQIIVADIEKIQTSCGFGVPLYEYQGQRQTLVNWASKKGEEGVREYQQKKNLVSIDGLATPLSKLP
- the purQ gene encoding phosphoribosylformylglycinamidine synthase subunit PurQ, whose product is MKFGVVVFPGSNCDRDVAYVTRDLLGQPTRMVWHQETDIADLDVVIIPGGFSYGDYLRCGAIARFSPVMHQVVEHVQKGKFVLGICNGFQVLTEAGLLPGVLTRNRDLHFICDRVPLKVERTNLWTQAYTTGEVITLPIAHGEGRFYADAATLAEIEDNGQVLFRYEGENPNGSLNNIAGICDRRGNVLGMMPHPERASDAMLGGSDGLRLFQGLLEKVAALA
- a CDS encoding Fur family transcriptional regulator; amino-acid sequence: MRAIRTRSQERIFNLLKTIKKGISAQDIYVELRNTNQSMGLATVYRSLEALKLEGIVQVRNLANGEALYSLAQQDKHHLTCLQCGVSIPINQCPVHDLEDQLESNHKFKVFYHTLEFFGLCNQCQVNQSTKISQ
- a CDS encoding M64 family metallopeptidase, which produces MKGLDRKSAKSVWGVLATACGAVSMLTATLGIPASALAATLNYRDEAGRSLNNDGNMLTTIVNNGPSSNRVDVVFLGDGYTSADLAAGIYDNQINNYLNYKFSNSLNSDPFFRYRNYFNIHKINVVSNESGADVPPLGIFRDTALDGTYYFDGVTERLLYVNTSKSDSVRDLALTGAEFTAEMQYVTINDTRYGGGGGDYAVYAGSNASSLEVALHEVAHSFSNLADEYGGFTNPYTGAEPSEVNVTNDATGDKWSRWNGYNQPGIGVIGAYEGGRYYDRGIYRPSNNSKMRSLNQPFDVVGREKIILDIYDLVNPLDSWLDNSTPLINPDQLFVNVIDDSVINLEWFVDGTLIPLVSGETFNLSDFGYGAGDYVVSTRAFDPTGFDPVDGWVRTNQSNLEQFVSWNVTITSVPEPSTTLASIGLGLIWLASSRRKLSSQSEKGK
- a CDS encoding DUF937 domain-containing protein; the protein is MGLFDQILGAVANPNQQGSLGQIGSIVNSVQQLSDRTGADPSTIQSVLSIVGGQVRSALQDKQATDGNEATQNLVSQYAGTSANPQAVNSLFSPQIQQQVAEVAAQRTGLDAGIVQQLLPLAVPLVLKFLQSGANAQNPQAGGNPVLNSFLDADGDGDVDIADAIQMASRYMRQ